A single Triticum dicoccoides isolate Atlit2015 ecotype Zavitan chromosome 2A, WEW_v2.0, whole genome shotgun sequence DNA region contains:
- the LOC119358735 gene encoding dirigent protein 5-like, with the protein MQGLTASSKLSLAVVFAVFLLGSAGAAHGLTRVVSSSSDEPCNKMTLYYHDILYNGVNNTRNATSAAATKPTALSTTHWKNGTYFGTLVVFNDPMTVGKVLPVAGEEPAARAQGFYFYDDKTRDLSVVGGTGDFFMARGIATLRLDASEGTVYFRLQMDIKLYECYV; encoded by the exons ATGCAAGGTCTCACAGCATCTTCCAAGCTGTCACTGGCCGTCGTGTTCGCGGTGTTTCTGCTGGGCTCGGCGGGCGCCGCCCACGGCCTGACGAGGGTCGTCTCCAGCAGCTCTGATGAGCCCTGCAACAAGATGACGCTCTATTACCACGACATCCTCTACAACGGCGTCAACAACACGCGGAACGCGACATCGGCCGCGGCCACCAAGCCCACGGCACTGAGCACAACCCACTGGAAGAATGGCACCTACTTTGGCACTCTGGTGGTGTTCAACGACCCCATGACGGTGGGGAAGGTGCTACCCGTGGCGGGGGAGGAGCCTGCGGCGCGCGCCCAGGGCTTCTACTTCTAC GACGACAAGACGCGGGACCTCTCCGTTGTCGGCGGCACCGGTGACTTCTTCATGGCGCGCGGCATTGCCACGCTCCGGCTCGATGCCTCCGAGGGAACCGTCTACTTCCGTCTGCAGATGGACATCAAGCTCTACGAGTGCTACGTTTGA
- the LOC119357482 gene encoding dirigent protein 5-like, protein MQVLTTSCKLSLAVVVAVFLLGSWAAAAPGLRRVVSSSSDEPCNEMTLYYHNIFYNGVNNTQNATSAAATKPTALGTTHWKNGTYFGTLVVFDDPMTVGKVLPVAGEEPAARAQGFYFYDKQESYTSWFGFSIVFNSTAHKGTLNLVGADLKDDKTRDLSVVGGTGNFFMARGIATLRLDASEGTVYFRLQMDIKLYECYV, encoded by the coding sequence ATGCAAGTCCTCACAACATCTTGCAAGCTGTCACTGGCCGTTGTGGTCGCGGTGTTTCTCCTGGGCTCGTGGGCGGCCGCCGCCCCCGGCCTGAGGAGGGTCGTCTCCAGCAGCTCCGACGAGCCGTGCAACGAGATGACGCTCTACTACCACAACATTTTCTACAACGGCGTCAACAACACGCAGAACGCGACGTCGGCGGCGGCCACCAAGCCCACGGCGCTGGGCACGACCCACTGGAAGAATGGCACCTACTTCGGCACGCTCGTGGTGTTCGACGACCCCATGACAGTGGGGAAGGTGCTACCCGTGGCGGGGGAGGAGCCTGCGGCGCGCGCCCAGGGCTTCTACTTCTACGACAAACAGGAGTCATACACCTCCTGGTttggcttctccatcgtcttcaacTCCACGGCGCACAagggcaccctcaacctcgtcggtgCGGACCTCAAGGATGACAAGACGCGGGACCTCTCTGTCGTCGGCGGCACCGGCAACTTCTTCATGGCGCGCGGCATCGCCACGCTCCGCCTCGATGCCTCCGAGGGAACCGTCTATTTCCGTCTACAGATGGACATCAAGCTCTACGAGTGCTACGTATGA
- the LOC119358734 gene encoding dirigent protein 5-like: MQGLAASFSVSLAVVVAVFLLGSAAAAAHGLRRVVSSSSDEPCNEMTLYYHDILYNGVNNMRNATSAAATKPTALSTTHWKNGTYFGTLVVFNDPMTVGKALPMAGEEPAARAQGFYFYDKQESYTSWFGFSIVFNSTAHKGTMNLVGADLMDDKTRDLSIVGGTGDFFMARGIATLRLDASEGTVYFRLQMDIKLYECYV; encoded by the coding sequence ATGCAAGGCCTCGCTGCATCTTTCAGTGTGTCACTGGCCGTTGTGGTGGCGGTGTTTCTCCTGGgctcggcggcggccgccgcccacGGCCTGAGGAGGGTCGTCTCCAGCAGCTCCGACGAGCCGTGCAACGAGATGACGCTTTACTACCACGACATCCTCTACAACGGCGTCAACAACATGCGGAACGCGACGTCAGCAGCCGCCACCAAGCCCACGGCGCTGAGCACAACCCACTGGAAGAATGGCACCTACTTCGGCACTCTCGTGGTGTTCAACGACCCCATGACGGTGGGGAAGGCGCTACCCATGGCAGGGGAGGAGCCTGCGGCGCGCGCCCAGGGCTTCTACTTCTACGACAAGCAGGAGTCTTACACCTCATGGTTTGGCTTCTCCATTGTCTTCAACTCCACGGCGCACAAGGGCACCATGAACCTCGTCGGCGCGGACCTCATGGACGACAAGACGCGGGACCTCTCCATCGTCGGCGGCACCGGCGACTTCTTCATGGCGCGCGGCATCGCCACGCTCCGCCTCGATGCCTCCGAGGGAACCGTCTACTTCCGTCTCCAGATGGACATCAAGCTCTACGAGTGCTACGTTTGA